GCTCCCCCAATTGCTCGCATATAACCTGTTGAACCTGTTGAAGTTGCAAATACTAAACCACTGCCACGAAAATATTCTAATAACTCATCGTTGATATAAATATCAGTACGAATTGTTTTAACATGATCAACAATTTTAACTTCATTAAGGGCATAACGAATTTGGTTATTATTAAATTTAACTTCTAATAGTGGTAATTGCTGAATATGGGCAGTATCATTTATAATGTCATCAATTGCTTGGGTAACAGTTTTTTCATCATAATTGGCATAAAAACCAAGCGAACCTGATTTAACAACAATTAAGCAAACTTCATCTAAAATATCTTGAAATTCGTTAACTGCTCGTAACAAGGTTCCGTCTCCCCCAATCACAAAAACATATTCAGGCGTAATAATATCTTCTTGCATTTGGCGGTCTGTCAAAATTATTTTTAATTTTTGGGCTAAAGCTAATGATTCGGGATAATCATTGGCAATAATTACATACTTAAACATTTTTTCATCCCCTTCTGGCTATTAAAATTATAACTGATTTGCAAGAAAAAAGGTTGCTTTTCTTAAACTTGTGGGATTAACAACAATAGCAAAATTCAAGTTATTACATAAGTGGCAATAATACTGGCATTAATTGCGATGTAGGCCGGTTTATTATGTTGAACTTTTTTAGTAACAGTGGCAAAAGTTAATCATAACATTACTAATTGTAATAGCATTAAAGCACTATACTGTAAAAAGTATGGATCATCACCAGTTATATATCCCAATGATCCTGTTGGCCGGAAAGCCAAGTCAGTAAAAAAGTTAATGACAATTTTAAAGTTTAAACTTCCTACTAAACCACCAAAAGCAATCATTCTTTTATTCTTTTTAAACATTACAAATGTTGTTGCTAATTCTGGGCAGTTTGTGACAAAAGATAAAATAAGACCCCCAACTGAAGTTTCAGGAATACCATAAACATGTGGTAAAATATCAGCGGTAATTGATAAGGCAAAAGCCAAAAAGACTAATAAAAAAGATAACCCAACAAAAATTATTGCAATTCTTTTAACTGATAGATGATTTTTATAATCTTTTTCTTCATGCTGCTCTGGTTCAATATGAAACTCTAGCCCTGGTTGGTGTTTCATTCTTTTTCGTTGACGATGAATAACAACAGCAATTAAAGTAATATACGAAACTAAAAAAACTAACCATAGCCATGACATTTTAATCCCTGGAATTGTCGCTGTTAAAAATGGTAATAACGCATTAGCATTTAAACCAAATGAATTTGGTAAAAAAGCTAAAAATAAAATTGTCATAAAAATAAGTGCTTCAATTAATAGACTTCAATGAAACTTATTAATTTTAACAAATTTCTGACGCTTAATAAAAATTAAGCTTGCTAAGGCAAATAAAGCCATATAATATGAATTGGAACCTATTGTATTTCCTAAGCTAAACTCTGGGCGATTATTTGCTCCCATTGTAATTGCAATCGTTAGTTCTGGGAGAGATGTAATGATTGCTAAAATGATTCCCCCTGCTAATGACTGACCAATTTTTTTACGGGCTGTATAAGCAATTAAAAAATTTGATAAATACATTGCACTAAATACAACTCCAACTGCTAAAACCAAAAAAATCAATCAAACAACCCCTTGGGCAACTGGCCCATCATATAGACCAAGTTTTTTAAAAAAATCGATATTCCATGAAAATAAAGTCATTATTCACCCTCCTTTTCTACTTTAAATTTTTGTATTATATTATTAAAAATTATATATAATTCCTAAACTTTATCTACTATATTATTATAATAAATTTATTACAATAATAGTAGTAAACTACTGAGAAATTTAATTTGTTTTTATAAAATAAAATAGTAATTATTAATTACTATTTTATTTTGCTTTTCCAGTTGCATTTAAGATTTTAATTTTTTCCTTAACTATTATTTTCATTTCATCAATTGCTAGTCGTCCAAATTTCCGGGCATCATAACCAGTTGGATTAGCACCAAGTCAAGTTCTTATTCCCTTTACATTTGCCAATTTGAGATCAGTCCCAATATTAACTTTGCATATCCCTGCTTTAATTGCTAAGGTTAATTGGTCACTTGGTACTCCAGATGAGCCATGTAAAACAAGCGGAGTTTTCACGGCAGCCTTAATTTCAGCAATGCGGTCAATTTGTAGTTTAACTTCATCATGATAAATTCCATGAGCTGTTCCAACAGCAATTGCCAGACAATCAACTGCTGCTTGTTGAACAAAATTAATCGCTGCACTAACAGTAGTATAATTACCCCCCGTTGTACTGCGATCATCTTCTTTTCCCCCAACATGACCAATTTCTGATTCAACTTCAACCCCTCGTTGATGAGCATAACTAACTATTTCTTGCGTTTCACGAATATTTTCGCTTGTTGGTTTGGCTGAGGCATCTAACATAACAGAAGTATATTTATTATCAACCGCTTTTTTAATTAACTCCAAATCAAAACCATGATCTCAGTGTAAAATGACTGGAACCTTTGCATTTTCAACCGCTGTTTGACCTAAGGCAGTAACATATTCAAAACCCATATATTTAGCAGCTGATTCTGTCACCATAATAATTACAGGGGCTTTTTCTTCTTCTGCTCCTTCAATAATTGCTTTTAGCATTTCTAAATTATCAAAATTAAAGGCTGGTACAGCATATGCTTCTCTTTGGGCCTTATCTAATTGCGCTTTTAAGGTTGTTTTCAAAATTGTCTCCTTCTTTCTAATGTAATTATATGCTAAATAGTGATAATTTATGATAAAAATAAAAAAATCTCATCACATATAAACTAATGATAAGACTTTTTAAATTATTTTGCTTTGACAACAAAGTTAACTATTTTATTTTTAACAACTATTTCTTTTAAAATATCGTGCGTTGCCAATATTCCTTGAATATTTTCATGTTCTTTTGCTAATAGTAATAATTCTGCCTCTGGGGTATCAACGGGAACATCTAATTTTGCTCGCAGTTTACCATTTACTTGTACTGCAACAATTAATGTCGTTTTTTGTAAATACTTTGTTTCATAAATTGGTCACTGCCCATTGTTAATTGATGTTTGATATCCAAAATTACTTCAAATTTCTTCGGCTAAATGTGGGGCAAAACATGACAATATTTTTGTAAAACCTTCAAAATATGGTTGATAAATTGGTTGATCAGTTTTATAACAGGCATTGATAAAAACCATTAACTGTGAAATTGCCGTATTAAAACTTAAATTTTCCAGCATTTCGGTTGTTTTTTTAACCATTTGATGATACGCAAAGTCTAATGTTTTATCGTTTACTGTTGTAAAATTATTATTTTTTACCAAGCGATAAATCCGATCTAACCATTTGCGCATTGAATCTAGCCCTGTCTCATTCCATGGCAACGATGCTTCAATTGGCCCCATAAACATTTCATATAAACGTAAGCTATCGGCGCCATGTGATTTAATAATATCATCGGGATTAATCACATTCCCTTTTGATTTACTCATTTTTGAACCATCAGGACCAAGAATCATTCCTTGATTTACTAATTTGATAAAAGGTTCCGAAGTTGGGACTAAGTTTTGATCAAATAAAACTTTATGCCAAAAACGAGCATATAACAAGTGTAAAACAGCATGTTCTTGACCACCAACATATAAATCAACTGGTAGTCATTCTTTTAATGCTGCTTGACCCTCAGGAGAAGCAAGATCTAACATTTCTTCTTGCCCTATCATTAAAGGATAAGCTAAATAATATCAGCAACTTCCCGCTCATTGAGGCATTGTATTTGTTTCGCGTCGCCCTTTTTTACCTGTTGCATCAGTAACAGTTAATCAATCTGTCGCATTTGCTAAAGGTGACTCCCCCGTTGTCGAAGGCGTAATATTATCCATTTTCGGTAATGTTAATGGTAATTCTGATTCCGGAACTAGAGAAATTGAGCCATCTTCTCAATGAATAATTGGGAACGGTTCTCCTCAATAACGTTGTCGCGAAAATAATCAATCTTTTAGTTTATATGTTATTTTTGGTTGTGCAATCTTTTTTTCCCCTAAAACTGATAAAGCTTTTTCGCTAGCTTGTTTGGTATTTAGACCATCCAAAAAATCCGAATTAATGTGTTCACCATCTTTTAGAAATGGGCCATTATGATTGCTATTTTTAATAACATAACTAATCGGCAAGTTATATTTCTTTGCAAATAGATAATCACGTTCATCATGTCCTGGCACAGCCATTACTGCCCCAGCCCCATAATGGGATAAAACATAGTCGGCTGTTCAAATTGGGATTTTTTTATTGTTAACTGGATTAATGGCATATCTGCCTAAAAAGATTCCTGTTTTTTCTTTACTTGTATCTTGACGATCTAATTCTGTTTTTGTTTTAACTAATTCTAAATATTCTTTTGTGGATGCTAAATTTTCTGGTGTTACTAATGATAAAACTAGTGGGTGCTCAGGAGCTAGGACAAGATATTCAACGCCAAAAATTGTATCTGCTCTTGTTGAAAAAACTGTAACTTCGTTTGGCATATCAGCAACAGCAAATTTGATTTCAGCACCAACTGATTTACCAATCCAATTTTTTTGTAAATCTTTAACTGATTGGGGTCAATCTAATTCATCCAAACCACTTATTAATTGCTCAGCATAAGCCGTAATTTTTAACACTCATTGTTTCATTGGCTTTTTATAAACTGGGAAACTTCCTCGCTCAGAAACCATTTTGCCATCAACAACAAAAACTTCCTCATTAGCTAAAACTGTCCCTAATTCTGGACATCAATTAACATCTACTTCTCGTACTTCTGCTAATCCTTGTTGATACAATTTTTCAAAAATTCATTGAGTTGTTTTAAAATATCATGGTGCTGAAGTGTTTACTTCTTTTTCATAATCATAACTAAACCCTAAAGCTTTCAATTGATTGCGAAAATTATCAATATTTTTAAGTGTAAAATCAGCTGGATCATTGCCGGTTTGTAAAGCATACTGTTCTGCTGGTAAACCAAAAGCATCTCAACCAATTGGGTGTAAAACATTATATTGTTGTAAACGACGCATACGACTAATTACATCTGTTGCAGTATAACCTTTTGGATGACCAACATGTAAACCAGCCCCTGAAGGATATGGAAACATGTCCAAAATATATGCTTTTTTACTAAAGTTTGTATTTGTAGCAAAAGTATTATGTTCTGCTCAATATTTTTGTCATTTTTGTTCAATTGCTTTATGCGAAAATTCCATTGATATTCCTCTTCTCACTTTTTAATCTTATAAACAAAATTATAACATTTTTTCCGGGTTATAACAGTACGGTAATATTGAATTAAAAAAATAATCTTCAAAATAAAAATATTTTTCTAATTAGAAAAATATTTTTACTTATTTGTTTATTTGTTGGTTCATTGATTTTTGATTTGTTGATTTATTGATTTATTGAATTTAATTTGAAAGAAAAAGTTATAGTTCCCTTGTTTGGTTAATAAGGAATATATTCAATTTTAGTTGTAAGTTACTAATTTTGTATTTTTTATCTTTTGTTACATTTAGAAGTTCTAAAAAGTTCTGTAAAAATTATCAAAATATTTGTTTTACAAAAATTATAATTTTTAATAAAGGATCAATGGATTTAAAATCATTTTAGTAATTATATTTTATTGTTTAGCGTGCAATAATTTTTACGTCTTTTTTTGCTATTTCTTCTAATTTAATTTCACCTATTTTACATTAACATTAGATATTTTTTAAACTAACATTAGGCTGTTTTTAACTGTAAAAATTGCTTTGTCATACAAATGGCATAATATTTTAGTAAATTAAACAATTTTCTGATTAATTTTAAACCTTTTTCATTTTATTGAATTGGCTTACAACCTTATTAGCGTTAACCATAATACCTTTGTTTCTTTCTATAATTGTTATAAATATTATTTACTGATAATAACTTTTGTTCTTTAGGTGTGATTTTGCTTAAATCTTTTTTTAGGTTTGGTGCTGTTTCTAATCTAGCAACAGCTTTTGGCTTATCTTGATTCTTTTCATTACATGCCACTACACTTGTTGTACCTGTTGCTGTTAAAGAAATTGCTCCTATAATACTTAAAAGTTTTTTCATAATAATATTTTTTCTTTAACAAATATTTAATTTGTTAAAACTTTTTTTACTAATAATTTGCATTAATTACCATAAAGATTTTTGGTTTTAAATTTTTATTAATAAAATTATTAGTAAAGCGATACTAAAGTTAAAATATTAATTAAAACTAAAATATCTATCTCAAAATAAAACACAATTTATAAAATTTATATTTATCTTTTGAGATAGTTTTATTATAAATAAAAAAAAAAAAAAAAACGGCTAATAAAATAAAATAATAAAATTTTGCTTTTCATATGCGAAATTTTGGTAAATTACAATTCCTCATAAAACATAAAAATATAACTATTTTCTCCTCTTACTAACATTTATGTTAAAATATACACTATGAAAGCAACATTAAAAAAATTTACAATCTGGTCTTTTATTGCTAACAGTTTATTTTTATTAATCCAAATATCTCTTGTTACGCTATTAGCCCTTTATAAAATAGACCTAAAATTAAATAATAGCGATATATCACAAATTATTTTTGGGATTTTAGTCGTTATTATTATTTTGTTATTTCTTAGCCATTATTTTTTAATTAAATTCCCCGCTCAAAAGGTTATTAAAAACCAAAAACTAGCCCCCTGACAAGAGGATTTAGGATTTAATATGATTACACAAGATCCAACATTAGAAAATGAATTTTCTGGTTATTTAATTTATTTAAAGAAAAAAGGCTATATTTTAATTGTTACAACGAGTTTAAATTTGGCTTTTACCTTAATTACTGCCGTTATCTTTGCAGTTTTAAAATAAAAAAAATATTAAGAGCTATTCTTAATATTTTTTTATTCCGCTTTTTTAGCTTTTGCCGCTAATTCTTTTGCTGCTTCTTTACGTGCTAATGCTTTTGCCGCTTTTTTTTCGGCTATTAACTTACGACGTTTTTTCATTGCCATTGCCATTAAATAATCACATCCCTTACTTCTCTAAAATATTTATGCCAAGATTTTTTTAAGCTCATCTTTAGTCATAAATCCAGTATGACGTTTGATTTCTTTTCCAGCTTTAAAAACAATTAATGTTGGAATTGACATAATTCCATATTCTTGGGCAATATTCCCTAATCGATCAACATCTACTTTTGCAAAAGTTACATTTGTCATTTCTTCTGCTAATTCATGCACAATTGGGGCAATCATTTTACAAGGGCCACATCAATCTGCATAAAAATCTATTAATGTCATATTATCCTTTGTAATCATTGAATCAAAATTTTCTTTATCGGTAATTGAATTTACTGCCATATCTAACTTTCCTCCGCTTTCTATATCTTTATTATAACTTATTTTTCTAAAATTACTTCTTTAATATATTTTGCGGGGCCATTTTTTTGATTTGATTGAATTGTTTCATGGGCTAATTTTTTAAGTTCATCAATTGCATTATCAACAGCAATTCCAACCCCTGCTTGGCGAATTAATTCTAAATCATTATATGAATCACCAAAAGAGTATGTATTATTAATTTCCACCCCAAGATGATGCGATAAAAATCGTAGTGCACTTCCTTTTGAAATTCCTTTACATGACAGTTCAAAAACCCGATTATTATATTGTGTAATATCTAACTGTGGTAAAATTTTTTGCAAAGTCTCAATTAATTCTTGTGCTTCTTGATCAGTTAATGAACTAGGAGCAATCACACTTGCGTGGGTAATATCTTCAGTAATTTCTTTCACATCTTTAACAATATAATAGTTTGTTTTCATTATCTTTGATCAATAATAAGAATTTTCCCCATGTTCATAGACATATGTTGAATTATTACTAAAAAAATGAACCTTATATTTATTATAGGTAAAATTAAAAATTTTCTCTAATTCGCTATTTGAAAAAACCATCATTCAAATAAAACTATTTGTTTTAAATGAAAAAGCAATTGCCCCATTATTTGCTAAGACAAAACCATTATATTTATGGGCCTTTAATTTCTTTGCTTGGCGGATAGCATCACTTGCTAAACGACCAGTTGTCACAACAAAATGAATACCTTCTTTTTGAGTTTTGCTAACAATCTTTTTTGTTTCCTTACTAAAGCGATGATTATCCAGCAATAATGTTCCATCTAAATCTGAAAAAATTGCTTTACTCATTTTTTTCCTAAACTCCCTTCCTATCAATAACTATCCTATCCGCTTAATTATAGTTGATTATTAGTAAAAAAGCAAAATAAACAAAAAAATCTAAAGAACTTCTTTCTTTAGATTTTATGAATTATTATTCTTCAAAATTTTTAATTTCTTTATCCAAATTATCTGGTTCAAACATTGCATAATAAACTGCCGCCATAATTCCAACTGGAATAAAAATAATAACTAAACTAATTACTGATAATAAGGCAATAATAATTCCTAAATTAGCTGTTTTTTGTAGTTTTCAAGCACGGGTTGTTGTCATTAAAGTAATTGGTACTCATCATAATAACCCTATTCCAAAAGTAAAAATTGTTCCCAAAACACAAGCAGCAATTAATCAACTTTTTCCTTTAGATAAATAACCTAGCTCTTGTTTTTGATAGTTAATAATTGGCTTGTTTGTTACAAGGTCTATTACCATTATTGGTTTTGTTTTTTTACCAGCTGTAATCAAAATTCCAGCAGCGAGTAAAAAAGGTCATGTAATTGAAATAACAATAATTTGTGTTATAACAACATTTTTCATAAATTTTAAATAAGTAAAATCATTATTATCACCAACTGATACATTATCAGAAAATAATACTAATAAAGTAACGAACGTTGAATAACCAATTGATGATATTATTAAATAAAAAATCCCTAAAAATAATTTATCTTTAATGGTTTTAAATGTTATGCATGTTCAAACTAATGGCAATAGTATTATAAAAGTAAAGACATAAGTTAACGAATCTATAGCAGTTGATTTTTGAAGATTTGAAGATAACAAGGTAAAACTAAGAATAACTTCACATAATATTAAAATAGTTAATACTGTTAATCCTAAAATTAGTCCTGTTTTTAAAACAGGACTAATTTTTTTAAATGTATATTTTCTTTTATTTTTAAATTCTTTTTATTTTAAATAATTTAGCTATAATAAAAAGGTAAAGATTTTCCATTTTTTTAATAAATAATTAGTTTTATTTTTGAAACTACATCTTATGAATTAATTAAAAATAAATTAATATTATGATGTTCTATAATTAGATTATAAACTTATTATTTTAATAATAAAAAAGGCTCCAAAAAAACTATTAAGGAATTAAAGTTAAAGCTCCATAAAGATTAGCTTTATTATTTTTTTGACACGCTTGAAGAACAAAAGTTTGCGAAATTCCTAACGATTTAGTTAGTTTTTCAATTTCTTTTGATAATAATCTCAGAAAAAACGTATTTTCTGAGATTCCCCCTCCAATTAAAATAGTGTCAGGATCAATTACTAATGCAAAATTAATAATCCCTTTTGCCAGGGTAGAAACCATTGCATCAATACTTGTACGAGCATTTTCGTCTTTGTCATATAAGGCAAATAGTTCTCGGCCCGTTTTTTTAATTCCTGTTTTTTCATAATAGCGTATGATTGCCGAATAGGTGGAACTACAACTGGAAATATTTTTATAAATAGTCCCCTTTTGTTCTTCTAGTCCGCAACCAAATTCACCAGCCATAAAATGGCTGCCATGGTAAATTTGCCGATTTATGATAACAGCTCCCCCCAGGCCTGTTCCAATGACAAACATCAAGGCATTGGTAATATTTTGATTTATTGTTAACTCATATCGTGCGGCACAATTAGCATCATTTTCAATGTAAACATTTACTTTATCTTTAAAAATATCTTTTCAATTAACTAAATGATAATTTTTAATGGCTCCTAGTCCAGAAATTTCACCCGTAAGCGGGTTAATAACTCCTAATGAAGAAAAGGCAATATTTTCAATTTGATAACTAATTTGTAATTTTTGATATACTTTATTAACAATCGTAATAATTTGATCATTATCAATCAATGATTGGTATTCAACTTGCCCTTCACAAATAACTGTTGTTTTATCAGAGGTAAATAATAAATACTTTGTACTTAATCCCCCAATATCAAAAACTAAGTTCATCTATTTAATCTCTATTTCACTAATTAGTTTATAAACAGCTTCTTTTGATTTTGCTGATAGTAAGTTTTGACAAAACTCTTGGTCAACTAATTTTCGAGCGACTGAAGATAAAATTTTAATATGTTCACTTCCTGAATTAGTTTCTGGAATTGCTAAAGCAATTGCTAATTTAACTTTTGAATCATCAATTGATTTTCATTCAATTCCATCTTTAAATAAGAACACAAATAACCCCGGTCGGCTAATTTCTTTAATTCGCGCATGGGGAATGGCGATACCATCATTAAAACCTGTTGTTCCTTCTTTTTCACGTTTTACTAATCCTTTAAAACATTTTTTTAAATTGTTACTAACGTCATTTTCGACAAAAGCGTTAGCAATAAATGTAAAGGCTTCTTTTTGAGTTTTACAATCTACATCAAAATAGATATGGTTTAAATTAAATAATTCTTGTTGCATTGTTTCTCTCCTCTTTTAAAATAATTTCATATGTTTGAATTTGATATTTTTTTAGTGAATCATTTTTAATATTAGTTTCGTTTTCTTTTTCTAATAAATTAACCTTATTAATTTGTTGAATATTTGCTGGTAAATTCTCAAAAGAAAACTTAATTTCATTACAACTAGCATTAAAACCTCGGACAATTATTGTGTTATTTCTTTCGGATTTTTTAACGGCCTTAATAACAAAATTTGGATTTTCAAATAATTTTAAATCAGTTTTTGTTGTTAAATCAAGTTCTTCTAAATTAGCTAATAAAAACCGATCAGCATGTTTATATACTGAATTATAGGTTTGTTGTTGGTAAAATACAACTGGCGTATTTGCCTGTTCAGCTTTATTTCAAAGATTATTATCTGCTGATACAAATCATTGTAAATTAAAGGTTAAAGTCGTTAATAACTGTGCATCTGGGGTATTAACTGAAATTTCGTTAACCCCAGATGCTCGCCCTGGCCGATTAATCAAATTATTTCGACCTAAGAAGGGAACTGAACGGAATAAGGTAATTCATAGTGTTGAATAATGATCATCATTAATTACTTCATATTCATTATTACCCCGTGTCAAATATCCCACTTTGATTATATCATCTGTTAAATAAACAAATGATTCATTTGTTTCAATTGCTACAGGTTTTTCTTTTCATTGTTCTTTTTCTCAATTTTTTAAATCTTCTGTTAAAATAACTGGTCTTTCAATTGTTCCGTAAGCTTGATTAGCATAAGAATTATTTGTCATAAATGGCGCTGTCGCATTAATTCTTCAACGAATTTCGCGGGCGACATTTTTTGTTGTTATTTCTAATTCAATAAAATCAGTATTATTAATAGCAAATTTCAATTCAAACTGTTGTTTTATCATTTTTCCTTGTTCATGACTAGGGATTAAATATGTATTATTTAAAACAAGTTGATAATAATCTTGGTATTGTCGAAAG
The Spiroplasma chrysopicola DF-1 genome window above contains:
- a CDS encoding NAD(+)/NADH kinase, with protein sequence MFKYVIIANDYPESLALAQKLKIILTDRQMQEDIITPEYVFVIGGDGTLLRAVNEFQDILDEVCLIVVKSGSLGFYANYDEKTVTQAIDDIINDTAHIQQLPLLEVKFNNNQIRYALNEVKIVDHVKTIRTDIYINDELLEYFRGSGLVFATSTGSTGYMRAIGGAIILSNKYKLWEMKEIAPVANSTFSTITAPLILDDSQSVILEGELIHKQIIIDTYEYKVSNNLVKLKFSEKTLNLIYNHRQNQTTTAKLQTLFAYCNNFNKRGER
- a CDS encoding sodium:calcium antiporter, which translates into the protein MTLFSWNIDFFKKLGLYDGPVAQGVVWLIFLVLAVGVVFSAMYLSNFLIAYTARKKIGQSLAGGIILAIITSLPELTIAITMGANNRPEFSLGNTIGSNSYYMALFALASLIFIKRQKFVKINKFHWSLLIEALIFMTILFLAFLPNSFGLNANALLPFLTATIPGIKMSWLWLVFLVSYITLIAVVIHRQRKRMKHQPGLEFHIEPEQHEEKDYKNHLSVKRIAIIFVGLSFLLVFLAFALSITADILPHVYGIPETSVGGLILSFVTNCPELATTFVMFKKNKRMIAFGGLVGSLNFKIVINFFTDLAFRPTGSLGYITGDDPYFLQYSALMLLQLVMLWLTFATVTKKVQHNKPAYIAINASIIATYVITWILLLLLIPQV
- a CDS encoding class II fructose-bisphosphate aldolase; amino-acid sequence: MKTTLKAQLDKAQREAYAVPAFNFDNLEMLKAIIEGAEEEKAPVIIMVTESAAKYMGFEYVTALGQTAVENAKVPVILHWDHGFDLELIKKAVDNKYTSVMLDASAKPTSENIRETQEIVSYAHQRGVEVESEIGHVGGKEDDRSTTGGNYTTVSAAINFVQQAAVDCLAIAVGTAHGIYHDEVKLQIDRIAEIKAAVKTPLVLHGSSGVPSDQLTLAIKAGICKVNIGTDLKLANVKGIRTWLGANPTGYDARKFGRLAIDEMKIIVKEKIKILNATGKAK
- the leuS gene encoding leucine--tRNA ligase, which produces MEFSHKAIEQKWQKYWAEHNTFATNTNFSKKAYILDMFPYPSGAGLHVGHPKGYTATDVISRMRRLQQYNVLHPIGWDAFGLPAEQYALQTGNDPADFTLKNIDNFRNQLKALGFSYDYEKEVNTSAPWYFKTTQWIFEKLYQQGLAEVREVDVNWCPELGTVLANEEVFVVDGKMVSERGSFPVYKKPMKQWVLKITAYAEQLISGLDELDWPQSVKDLQKNWIGKSVGAEIKFAVADMPNEVTVFSTRADTIFGVEYLVLAPEHPLVLSLVTPENLASTKEYLELVKTKTELDRQDTSKEKTGIFLGRYAINPVNNKKIPIWTADYVLSHYGAGAVMAVPGHDERDYLFAKKYNLPISYVIKNSNHNGPFLKDGEHINSDFLDGLNTKQASEKALSVLGEKKIAQPKITYKLKDWLFSRQRYWGEPFPIIHWEDGSISLVPESELPLTLPKMDNITPSTTGESPLANATDWLTVTDATGKKGRRETNTMPQWAGSCWYYLAYPLMIGQEEMLDLASPEGQAALKEWLPVDLYVGGQEHAVLHLLYARFWHKVLFDQNLVPTSEPFIKLVNQGMILGPDGSKMSKSKGNVINPDDIIKSHGADSLRLYEMFMGPIEASLPWNETGLDSMRKWLDRIYRLVKNNNFTTVNDKTLDFAYHQMVKKTTEMLENLSFNTAISQLMVFINACYKTDQPIYQPYFEGFTKILSCFAPHLAEEIWSNFGYQTSINNGQWPIYETKYLQKTTLIVAVQVNGKLRAKLDVPVDTPEAELLLLAKEHENIQGILATHDILKEIVVKNKIVNFVVKAK
- a CDS encoding lipoprotein, which encodes MKKLLSIIGAISLTATGTTSVVACNEKNQDKPKAVARLETAPNLKKDLSKITPKEQKLLSVNNIYNNYRKKQRYYG
- the trxA gene encoding thioredoxin, producing MAVNSITDKENFDSMITKDNMTLIDFYADWCGPCKMIAPIVHELAEEMTNVTFAKVDVDRLGNIAQEYGIMSIPTLIVFKAGKEIKRHTGFMTKDELKKILA
- a CDS encoding Cof-type HAD-IIB family hydrolase, which gives rise to MSKAIFSDLDGTLLLDNHRFSKETKKIVSKTQKEGIHFVVTTGRLASDAIRQAKKLKAHKYNGFVLANNGAIAFSFKTNSFIWMMVFSNSELEKIFNFTYNKYKVHFFSNNSTYVYEHGENSYYWSKIMKTNYYIVKDVKEITEDITHASVIAPSSLTDQEAQELIETLQKILPQLDITQYNNRVFELSCKGISKGSALRFLSHHLGVEINNTYSFGDSYNDLELIRQAGVGIAVDNAIDELKKLAHETIQSNQKNGPAKYIKEVILEK
- a CDS encoding ROK family protein, with the protein product MNLVFDIGGLSTKYLLFTSDKTTVICEGQVEYQSLIDNDQIITIVNKVYQKLQISYQIENIAFSSLGVINPLTGEISGLGAIKNYHLVNWKDIFKDKVNVYIENDANCAARYELTINQNITNALMFVIGTGLGGAVIINRQIYHGSHFMAGEFGCGLEEQKGTIYKNISSCSSTYSAIIRYYEKTGIKKTGRELFALYDKDENARTSIDAMVSTLAKGIINFALVIDPDTILIGGGISENTFFLRLLSKEIEKLTKSLGISQTFVLQACQKNNKANLYGALTLIP
- a CDS encoding PTS sugar transporter subunit IIA — protein: MQQELFNLNHIYFDVDCKTQKEAFTFIANAFVENDVSNNLKKCFKGLVKREKEGTTGFNDGIAIPHARIKEISRPGLFVFLFKDGIEWKSIDDSKVKLAIALAIPETNSGSEHIKILSSVARKLVDQEFCQNLLSAKSKEAVYKLISEIEIK